The following are from one region of the Mixophyes fleayi isolate aMixFle1 chromosome 7, aMixFle1.hap1, whole genome shotgun sequence genome:
- the DCTN5 gene encoding dynactin subunit 5 has protein sequence MELSELLYNKSEYIETASGNKVSRQSVLCGSQNIVLNGKTIVMNDCIIRGDLANVRVGRHCVIKSRSVIRPPFKKFSKGVAFFPLHIGDHVFIEEDCVVNAAQIGSYVHIGKNCVIGRRCVLKDCCKILDNTVLPPETVVPPFTVFSGCPGLFSGELPECTQELMIDVTKSYYQKFLPLTQI, from the exons GCATCGGGGAACAAAGTGAGCCGGCAGTCTGTACTCTGTGGCAGCCAGAACATTGTGCTCAATGGGAAG ACAATAGTCATGAACGACTGCATTATCAGGGGAGACCTGGCGAACGTCCGAGTGGGGAGACACTGCGTCATCAAAAGCCGAAGCGTCATTAGGCCGCCGTTTAAGAAATTCAGCAAAGG AGTGGCATTTTTCCCCTTACATATCGGAGACCACGTCTTTATAGAAGAAGACTGTGTGGTCAACGCAGCACAAATAGGATCGTATGTACACATAGGGAAGAACTGCGTTATC GGTCGGAGGTGCGTCTTAAAGGATTGTTGTAAGATTTTGGACAACACTGTTTTGCCCCCTGAAACTGTGGTCCCGCCCTTCACCGTTTTTTCCGGTTGCCCTG GGCTGTTCTCTGGAGAGCTCCCAGAATGCACACAGGAACTCATGATTGACGTCACAAAGAGTTACTACCAGAAGTTCCTACCCCTGACGCAGATTTAA